The Lepus europaeus isolate LE1 chromosome 21, mLepTim1.pri, whole genome shotgun sequence genome has a window encoding:
- the LIMK1 gene encoding LIM domain kinase 1 produces the protein MRLTLLCCTWREERMGEEGSELPVCASCGQSICDDQYLQALSADWHSDCFRCCECSASLSHQYYEKDGQLFCKKDYWARYGESCHGCSEHITKGLVMVAGELKYHPECFICRTCGTFIGDGDTYTLVEHSKLYCGHCYYQNVVTPVIEHILPDSPGSHLPHTVTLVSIPASAHGKRGLSVSIDPPLGPPGCGTEHSHTVRVQGLDPGCMSPDVKNSIHVGDRILEINGTPIRNVPLDEIDLLIQETSRLLQLTLEHDPHDSLGHGLGPEPSPLGSPAAHTPGGEAGSSPRQKPVLRSCSIDRSPGASSLGSPASQHRDLGRSESLRVVCRPHRIFRPSDLIHGEVLGKGCFGQAIKVTHRETGEVMVMKELIRFDEDTQRTFLKEVKVMRCLEHPNVLKFIGVLYKDKRLNFITEYIKGGTLRALIKNMDSQYPWSQRVSFAKDIASGMAYLHSMNIIHRDLNSHNCLVRENKNVVVADFGLARLMVDEKSQAEDLRSLKKPDRKKRYTVVGNPYWMAPEMINGRSYDEKVDVFSFGIVLCEIIGRVNADPDYLPRTMDFGLNVRGFLDRYCPPNCPPSFFPITVRCCDLDPEKRPSFTKLEQWLETLRMHLAGHLPLGAQLEQLDRGFWETYRRGESGLPAHPEVPD, from the exons ATGAGGTTGACGCTACTTTGTTGCACCTGGAGGGAAGAACGTATGGGAGAGGAAG GAAGCGAGCTGCCCGTGTGTGCGAGCTGCGGCCAGAGCATCTGTGACGACCAGTACCTCCAGGCCCTGAGTGCGGACTGGCATTCGGACTGCTTCAg GTGCTGTGAATGCAGTGCCTCCCTTTCGCACCAGTACTACGAGAAGGATGGGCAGCTCTTCTGCAAGAAAGACTACTGGGCCCGCTATGGCGAATCCTGCCACGGGTGCTCCGAGCACATCACCAAGGGGCTGGTCATG GTGGCCGGGGAGCTGAAGTATCACCCCGAGTGCTTCATCTGTCGGACGTGTGGGACCTTCATCGGCGACGGGGACACCTACACGCTGGTGGAGCACTCCAAGCTGTACTG CGGGCACTGCTACTACCAGAACGTGGTGACCCCCGTCATTGAACACATCCTGCCCGACTCCCCCGGCTCCCACCTGCCCCACACGGTCACCCTTGTGTCCATCCCGGCCTCGGCGCATGGCAAACGTGGCCTCTCGGTGTCCATCGACCCCCCTCTCGGCCCACCGGGCTGCGGCACGGAGCACTCCCACACCGTGCGCGTCCAGGG ACTGGACCCAGGCTGCATGAGCCCAGATGTGAAGAATTCCATCCACGTCGGAGACCGGATCCTGGAGATCAATGGCACGCCCATCCGGAACGTGCCCCTGGATGAG ATTGACCTGCTGATCCAGGAAACCAGCCGCCTGCTTCAGCTGACGCTCGAACATGACCCCCACGACTCGCTGGGCCACGGGCTGGGGCCTGAGCCCAGCCCCCTGGGCTCCCCAGCCGCACACACTCCCGGCGGGGAGGCGGGCAGCTCCCCCCGGCAGAAACCCGTGCT GAGGAGCTGCAGCATCGACAGGTCCCCGGGGGCCAGCTCACTGGGCTCGCCTGCCTCCCAGCACAGGGACCTGGGCCGCTCAGAGTCCCTGCGTGTGGTCTGCCGGCCACACCGCATCTTCCGGCCATCCGACCTCATCCACGGCGAGGTGTTGGGCAAGGGCTGCTTCGGCCAGGCCATCAAG gtgacaCACCGGGAGACGGGCgaggtgatggtgatgaaggAGTTGATCCGCTTCGATGAGGACACCCAGAGGACGTTCCTCAAGGAG GTCAAGGTTATGCGCTGCCTGGAGCACCCCAACGTGCTCAAGTTCATCGGGGTGCTGTACAAGGACAAGAGGCTCAACTTCATCACGGAGTACATCAAGGGCGGCACCCTGCGGGCCCTCATCAAGAACATG GACAGCCAGTACCCGTGGAGTCAGAGGGTCAGCTTCGCCAAGGACATCGCATCGGGGATG gcctaCCTGCACTCCATGAATATCATCCACCGGGACCTCAACTCGCACAACTGCCTGGTCCGAGAG AACAAGAACGTGGTGGTGGCCGACTTCGGACTGGCACGGCTCATGGTGGATGAGAAGAGTCAGGCCGAGGACCTGCGCAGCCTCAAGAAGCCGGACCGCAAGAAGCGCTACACCGTGGTGGGCAACCCTTACTGGATGGCGCCCGAGATGATCAACG GCCGCAGCTACGACGAGAAGGTGGATGTGTTTTCCTTTGGGATCGTCCTGTGTGAG ATCATCGGGCGCGTGAACGCGGACCCCGACTACCTGCCCCGCACCATGGACTTCGGCCTCAACGTGCGAGGCTTCCTGGACCGCTACTGCCCCCCGAACTGCCCCCCGAGCTTCTTCCCCATCACTGTGCGCTGCTGTGACCTGGACCCTGAGAAGAG GCCGTCCTTCACGAAGCTGGAACAGTGGCTGGAGACCCTGCGCATGCACTTGGCGGGCCACCTGCCCCTGGGCGcgcagctggagcagctggacagggGATTCTGGGAGACCTACCGGCGCGGCGAGAGCGGACTGCCTGCCCACCCCGAGGTCCCTGACTGA